GTAGCTGATTGCCGCCGGCAGATCGTTTGGATTTACGATGGCAAATCCCGTTGAAACATCGACATGATCTTTGAGGGAAGCGCTCGGTCGGTAATCGATGAAGATCTGGCTCGAGAGCGCCGATGGCGTTGCGGGCACTCCTACTTCACTGACGACGAATCCGTTCTGCTCGAACGTGAACAACGCGGAAGCGTACGGGGTCGTTTCCGAAGGGGCGTCCAGGACGGCATAACCGACTCGTGTAGCACCCCCGCTCCCCAGGGTTGAGTAGTCGTTTGCTCCGCCCGGTAGAACCGGCAATTGGATGGAGCTTGAACCGGCCGCCCAGGAGAGCCCGGCGATGAATGCGCTCGACTGGCCACGCAGCCGTTGATAAGTGGCACTTTGCGTTGGAAAATCAGAAGAATAGGTCGTGCCGCATACGTACAGGTTTCCCCCTGGGTCCAAACCGATTCCGGCGCCAAAGTCGGCGTTGCTGCCGCCCAGATAAGTTACGAGCTGAAGTTGTGTGGTGCCCGGATCGAAAACCATGACGAAGGCATCCGAGTCGCCTCCAGAAAAACCCTGAACCGCATTCCTCAACGGCAGGTCGGACGCAGCAGTATCACCCGCCACACAGATTCTGCCCTGGCCATCCAGAATCATGGCTGCTGGATAAACGGGCGCGTTTCCCGATATATTCCAATATTGTTTGGTATTCAAATTGGAATCGAGTAGATAAAGCACGGCGCCTGAATTGCACTCCGCGGAGGCTCCCTCCGGCGCACACTCGCCGCCGACCATCACCGCCAGATCGTCCGCATCGTTGCGGCGCACCAGCCTGATCTCACGAAAACGCGCATTGATCTTCGCCGGCATAGGGCTGCCAGGCGCGTGACCCGACTTATAGGCGGCCGCTCCCCCGACCGAAACCTGGGATTGTAGAGCCGCGGAAACCGGATTTTCCAGAATCAAAGACGAAACGAAGGCGCAATCCACGCCTCCCACGCAGCCAGCCGCAAAATTCTCGGAACTGGTAATGCCGGCGATAAAAAGCTCGCGGGTCTGCGCATCGACGGCTACCGAGGAGATCCGGTCCTCACCGCCGCCCCCCAGGTAGGTCGAATACAATGGACTCAGGTCATTGCTGAAGACGCTCACAAACCCGTCGCTGAGTCCGCCTCCGTAGACCGTCTGGCTGCCTTGAGCCGTCTCGAGATCGATGGAGTTTGTCTTTCCCCAGAGAATTATGTTGCCGCCAGGATCGAGGGTCATTCCGGCCGGTTCGTCCGTACCGCTCCCTCCCCAATAGGTCGATTGGAGAATCCTCGAACCGTCGGCGCTGATCTTTGCCAGAAAGCAGATCTCCTGACCGTGATTCCCAGTCTGGCCGGGTCCCACGATTGGAAAGTCGGATGAAGTGGTTCCGCCGGCGACATAGATGGTCCCGGCCGGATCGATGGCGACCGCCGAGATGTAATCGCTCTGGCTCCCCAGATTGCGACTTATGGACGATAATGTCAAAATTGGGGAAGGATTTGCAAAATGCTGAAGCAAAGTATTACGGTGCTTAAACCCGTTCATTATAACTGGTGGGGTCACCCGGCAAGACAGGAAGAGGTCCATGAGACACACTCGCATCGTCGTCAGCCACTACGGCGGGCCCGAGGAACTTCGGGTAATTGAAGAAGAGTGCCCCGAGCCGAAGAATGGTGAAGTGCGGGTGAGAGTGCTGGCCGCAGGCGTCTCCTTGCCCGACATAATGGCGCGTGAGGGCGTTCATCCCGAAACGCCCCCGGTGCCCTTCACGCCGGGGTGGGATCTGGTTGGCGTGGTGGATCGGCTCGGCGACGGCGTCTCTGGAATCGAACCAGGCCAGATCGTTGCCGCGCTGCCGATCCACGGTGCTTACGCGGAGTTCGTCTGCCTGCCGCAACGTGAACTGGTTCCGGTGCCATCCGGGTTGGACGCCGCCGAGGCAGTCAGTATCGTGCTGAACTACATCACAGCGTACCAGATGCTGCATCGTTCCGCTAAGGTCAGACCGGGCCAGCGCGTGTTGATTCACGGCGCGGCAGGCGGGGTCGGCACGGCACTCTTGCAGCTGGGGCGCCTCGCCGGGCTGGAGATGTACGGTACCTGTTCATCGCGAAGTGCACCGGCCGTTTCCGACCTGGGCGGTATCCCAGTTGATTACCAGCATCAGGACTTCGTAAAAGAAATCCACCGCCTCACGAGCGAGGGCGTGGACGTCGTCTTTGACCCCATCGGTGGTACCCACCTCTGGCATTCCCGCAAGGCTCTCCGTCCTGGCGGGAGGGTGGTGGGCTACGGCCTTCGTTCCTCGCTACGTGGGGAGGGATTGGCTTCAGGTCGTCCAGGTCGTCGTCAACGCTTTCGTGGAACCGCCATCTTCGGGTTGTACATCGCCGGCGGCTGGCTTCTCCCGGGCCGGAAACGGGTGGTCCCCTACAGCATCCAGACGCTCAAACGGCTGAAACCGGAATTCTTTCGACAGGATTTGATCGCCCTGCTTGACCTCCTTAAACAGCAGAAGATCACGCCGCTCATCGCGCAGCGATTTCCGCTTGTCGAGGCAAGACAGGCGCACGAGTTGCTCGGGAAGGGAGGCGTGACAGGCAAGATCGTCCTCGTGTGCAACGGGTCATCGCTTGAAACAGGAGCGGCGTAACAACGGCATCCAGCGCCGGCGCTTCGCGCCGCCGCTGATGCCAAGCGTCAGGCTGCAACGGATACACCGTGATGTTGGGAAAGCGGGGACGATTCGTCGGTTTGGCTGCCGTCAGTGCGGCGGTAGCTCTATGTATCCTTCTTGTTGATCGGCCCCTCGCTTTGTGGCTGGACGCACGGTTTTATGGTACGACCGCGTTCGCCATCGCCACTTTTATCCTCCGGCCTTTGGACGGCCTGCTTCTCGCGGGGGTGTCGCTTCTCGTGGCCGCGGTGGCTTGGCGGCGATTTTACAGCGTGCCGGACTGGGTGAATCGACTCGTAGTCGGTGGGGCCGGCGCTGCAGTCGCGCTATTGGGAGCGCTGGTTCTCAAGGTGGCCATTGGCCGGTCACAGGTATACCCGCCGTTTCTGCAATATCACGTCTACGGTATCCGGCTGTTCGCTGGTTCAAGGAACTGGATGGCATTTCCGTCGGCGACCATGGCGGGAGTTGGCGCGTTCGTCGTCGGCGTCGGAGCCCACCGCAGGTCTCAACGTGCAGCCGCGGCGTTCATTCTGGTCACGTTGGCCGTGGCCCTCGTCGTGACAGGAAGCCACTGGCTCTCGGATATCATCGGCGGCACGTACCTCGGTGTAGTCACTGGCGCCGCAGTTGCTCGGCGCCTTCGCCGAGGTGAGGGGGTTGCAGCCTAACAAGCGCGATTCACAACGTGGGGTGTACGTCTTCAGCGAGAGTGAGACAAGACAGGCTGCCACTTAAGAGAGACTTTGCGCCTTTGCTGATTCGCCAATTTTAGCATTCTCCACTTGTCTTTGGGCAAGTGTTTTCCCCTGTAATCTCCTCCTTATGGGACCCAAAATGATGTGAGAATATTATGGATATCGCGAACTGCAATCTTTCACACCTTCAGCGGCAAAATGGACCGGTAGACCTTGCACTCGCGACAGATTTTCATTTTCTTTTTCCAGCTTCCCTGGGCTGTCCCCTCGCAGATGGTTCCATTGATAAACCAGCATAGATGACCGGCATCGAACTGCCATGCGGGGCAATCCTGCCTGTTCTCCACGGTGCAATTTCGACTGAGCCAGCAAGGTCTGTCCTTTTGGGAAGCGTGGCTTTTCAAAGCAAGAATAAGGAGAACCTGGCGTTCGATATGCACAGGTATTTTCCTCCAACCCTGCTCGAAGCTCTGAATCGCCTTGGAAGAAACGCCCAAAATCTGTGCCATATAGGCTTGGGTTTTCCCCAAATGCCGCCGAATTTCTGCAAACTCCTTCTTCTTCATTCCAGGCTCTTCCTCGTACCGTTTTCGATCCTACTACAACGGGGTACGCGATGAATTCTCACTATCCATCTGGCGTTTGATCCGTTCTGCGCTTGTTTGCATGCCTGCAATTCACAGCCGGTTTCGCCAGCGAGACTTGTTAGTGTCACAATTCTCTTGACATTCAACAGATAACAGCCTACGAGTATACTACCACATTGTAGTAGTCATCAGATCGTAATAAGTTGATATGATGCGATCGAGACCAAAAGCTATTTCCAGCCATAACAGCGGGTTATTTTTTTGGGGACTTCTGTACCGCTGGTTGCCAACAGACAGTCAAATGCGCCCGAACTACCAGTAATGAGGTGTCGAGATGACAATCTGCTCTATCCGCTTCTACTTGCTGAGCGTGTGCCTTACCGCTTCATTCGCCATGCTATCCCTCGGCGGGATGTGGGCACGCGGTGACTCACCTAACGCAACACCGACGGGCACCATCGCTTACGTGCGGGACTGGGAGCAGATTCGCCTGATCAAGCCCGATGGCACGGGCGACCGCGAACTCTGGACTCAGCCGCCGTCCGAATCGCGATATGGCGATGTGCATGAGTTGGCGCTCCGGCCAGACGGCAAGGAGTTGGCCTTCTCCAGCAGTCACGAGAAAGCATTCTCTTACTATGAATCGGACCTGTACGGCATCGGGCTTGATGGCAAGGGACTCCACCGGCTGACGAACTCGCCGTCGCTCAGCGAACTGACAAGCTACCCCAAGTGCAAGGTCGCCGTGACGGTTGCGAACGACTCGACGGACCCGTTGGCCTCGGTGGTCGTGGTGTATGTGGTGGGGGCGAGCAAGCCGGAGTCGGTGATGGTGGCGCACAAAGGTGTCGCGACGGTGACGTTCAACGACGTTGCCGTGATCC
This portion of the Terriglobia bacterium genome encodes:
- a CDS encoding transcriptional regulator gives rise to the protein MKKKEFAEIRRHLGKTQAYMAQILGVSSKAIQSFEQGWRKIPVHIERQVLLILALKSHASQKDRPCWLSRNCTVENRQDCPAWQFDAGHLCWFINGTICEGTAQGSWKKKMKICRECKVYRSILPLKV
- a CDS encoding medium chain dehydrogenase/reductase family protein, with protein sequence MRHTRIVVSHYGGPEELRVIEEECPEPKNGEVRVRVLAAGVSLPDIMAREGVHPETPPVPFTPGWDLVGVVDRLGDGVSGIEPGQIVAALPIHGAYAEFVCLPQRELVPVPSGLDAAEAVSIVLNYITAYQMLHRSAKVRPGQRVLIHGAAGGVGTALLQLGRLAGLEMYGTCSSRSAPAVSDLGGIPVDYQHQDFVKEIHRLTSEGVDVVFDPIGGTHLWHSRKALRPGGRVVGYGLRSSLRGEGLASGRPGRRQRFRGTAIFGLYIAGGWLLPGRKRVVPYSIQTLKRLKPEFFRQDLIALLDLLKQQKITPLIAQRFPLVEARQAHELLGKGGVTGKIVLVCNGSSLETGAA
- a CDS encoding SBBP repeat-containing protein → MTLSSISRNLGSQSDYISAVAIDPAGTIYVAGGTTSSDFPIVGPGQTGNHGQEICFLAKISADGSRILQSTYWGGSGTDEPAGMTLDPGGNIILWGKTNSIDLETAQGSQTVYGGGLSDGFVSVFSNDLSPLYSTYLGGGGEDRISSVAVDAQTRELFIAGITSSENFAAGCVGGVDCAFVSSLILENPVSAALQSQVSVGGAAAYKSGHAPGSPMPAKINARFREIRLVRRNDADDLAVMVGGECAPEGASAECNSGAVLYLLDSNLNTKQYWNISGNAPVYPAAMILDGQGRICVAGDTAASDLPLRNAVQGFSGGDSDAFVMVFDPGTTQLQLVTYLGGSNADFGAGIGLDPGGNLYVCGTTYSSDFPTQSATYQRLRGQSSAFIAGLSWAAGSSSIQLPVLPGGANDYSTLGSGGATRVGYAVLDAPSETTPYASALFTFEQNGFVVSEVGVPATPSALSSQIFIDYRPSASLKDHVDVSTGFAIVNPNDLPAAISYRLRGRDGSVVASGHGTFPAHAHTAKMIDQIADLAPDLVLPADFATGYQFGSLQIDSDHPVAVLGLRLTNNQRGEVVITTLPSSDPTAKPSSEPLYFAQFADGGGYRTAVILMNTGTSEERGSISFRGDNGAALMVQSEGVSKSSFAYTIPPGGIYRMQTDGAPSKVAVGWIQVQPDQGSAAPSGSGLFGYSVNGILVTEAGVPSQAPSTCVRLYLDRTNGHDTGVAIANPSGAPITISPTAYQPDGIVREAGGATWDGTFAIAGNGHRSGFGTDWLSWPYGRGNEFKGVMEIRSQQPFVAMALRSLVNGRGEMLYTTLPIADYLRPAPPNAIFPQIAAGGGYRTKFIFINTSGTTALTTLRLFANDGTFLPLGK